A genomic window from Corticium candelabrum chromosome 8, ooCorCand1.1, whole genome shotgun sequence includes:
- the LOC134183832 gene encoding E3 ubiquitin-protein ligase MIB1-like isoform X1 — MEGIGCRVVRGPDWKWGKQDGGEGHVGTVRNFESAEEVVVVWDNGTAANYRCSGSFDLRVLDSAPSGVKHDSTMCDGCRMQPLFGIRWKCADCENYDLCSMCYHGDKHSLKHQFYRINRPRSDALLMEPRRKTKKLTFKGIFPGSRVVRGVDWQWEDQDGGHGRKGRVTEVQDWTQSSPRSAAYVMWDVGTKNLYRVGFEGMCDMKAVVDAKGGAYFKDHLPLLGEQGSLTGGSLAIGDQVRVDLDIEIVQSLQQGHGGWTEGMLETVGVVGTVVGIDEDHDTVVGYPNGNRWTFNPACLTKVSSSSTSSTPQASQHHLTARTSNTSGPPFLFSAARVGAARQPEAPPSNFVIGDLVQVCGDMEKIKALQRNHGEWADSMLATLGKIGRVQHVYDDGDLKVEVMGMSWTYNPLSVSKVATENGTLSTQAGAEPLSIVLKKLFETHIPGNPAEELVKAAATGDLPSVEDALSQPGVKVDSVVAEVCALHAACQNGHKNVVEFLIAHKANLELEDKESDRPVHHACYGDEPEIVDILAAAGADLNVRNKNRKSPLHIAVSLGHMSVARVLLKHKCHSSRQDGVGDTPLHEAISKRRDEAVSLLMDYKTDLELTNHNGFNPIHHAALRGNASALRIMLSKMPRLWLVNEKKDDGFTSLHLSALNNHIEVAEVLLEMGKANKDVQNADMETPLHLAVERQHQQIVKLLVRSGAKVNIPDKDGDTSLHEALRLHTLNQLKQLTDMQNVDKLLVGVGGAADKKSSASMAMFLAANGADLHALNKKKQSPLDLCPDPNLCRALKRSAQGVSEPHQTAASLAPVPLNEDLQECMVCTDGKRDTLFGPCGHVACCSTCSPRIKKCLICKQQVVSRSKIEECHVCTDKKSSVLFKPCGHMCACDGCASLMKKCVQCRLSIEEAVPFHVCCGSETLSAAHASSGLLDEDSDYKDLKQQLLDIKDQTQCPVCMDRRKNVVFLCGHGACQVCGDRMVECPICRKQITQRILLF; from the exons ATGGAGGGCATCGGCTGTCGCGTCGTGCGAGGACCGGACTGGAAATGGGGCAAACAGGACGGAGGCGAGGGCCATGTCGGCACGGTGAGAAACTTCGAGAGCGCAGAAGAGGTCGTCGTGGTGTGGGACAACGGAACGGCTGCGAACTACCGTTGTTCGGGCTCTTTCGATCTTAGAGTGCTAGACAGCGCTCCTTCAG GTGTGAAGCATGATAGTACGATGTGTGATGGCTGTCGTATGCAGCCACTGTTTGGGATACGGTGGAAATGTGCTGACTGCGAGAACTACGACTTGTGTTCGATGTGCTATCATGGCGACAAGCATAGTCTCAAGCATCAATTCTACAGGATCAACAGACCACGTTCAGACGC GTTGTTGATGGAACCACGCCGGAAAACCAAGAAACTTACATTCAAGGGTATTTTTCCTGGATCAAGAGTTGTTCGAGGTGTTGACTGGCAATGGGAAGATCAAGATG GCGGTCATGGTCGTAAAGGTCGAGTGACCGAAGTTCAAGACTGGACACAGTCAAGTCCTCGTAGTGCTGCTTATGTGATGTGGGATGTTGGAACCAAGAATCTTTATCGAGTTGGATTTGAGGGCATG TGTGACATGAAAGCTGTTGTAGATGCTAAGGGTGGTGCATATTTTAAAGATCATTTGCCACTGTTGG GTGAGCAGGGTTCCCTGACTGGTGGCAGTCTTGCCATTGGTGATCAGGTGAGAGTTGATTTGGACATTGAGATTGTGCAGTCATTGCAGCAAGGACATGGTGGTTGGACAGAAGGCATGTTAGAG ACTGTCGGTGTGGTGGGAACAGTTGTAGGCATTGATGAGGATCATGACACTGTGGTAGGATATCCTAATGGCAACAG ATGGACATTCAATCCTGCATGTTTGACGAAAGTTTCTTCCTCATCAACTAGTTCAACTCCACAAGCATCTCAACATCATTTGACTGCTCGAACCAGTAACACTTCTGGTCCACCATTTCTCTTCAGTGCGGCTCGTGTAGGAGCAGCAAGACAACCTGAGGCACCACCGTCTAACTTTGTCATTGGCGATCTGGTTCAGGTATGTGGTGATATGGAGAAGATCAAGGCCTTGCAGAGAAATCACGGAGAGTGGGCTGACTCTATGTTGGCG ACTCTTGGTAAAATTGGTCGAGTGCAGCACGTCTATGATGATGGAGATTTGAAA GTCGAAGTAATGGGCATGTCTTGGACGTATAATCCACTGTCTGTCTCAAAAGTGGCCACAGAGAATGGAACATTGTCGACCCAGGCTGGAG CAGAACCACTATCAATTGTGCTCAAAAAGCTATTTGAGACTCACATACCTGGCAATCCAGCTGAGGAGTTGGTAAAAGCTGCAGCCACAGGCGACTTACCATCTGTTGAAGATGCATTGTCCCAGCCTGGAGTAAAG GTTGATAGCGTTGTTGCGGAAGTGTGTGCTTTACACGCAGCTTGTCAAAATGGTCATAAAAATGTAGTCGAATTTCTTATTGCTCATAAAGCCAATTTGGAATTAGAG GATAAGGAGAGTGATCGACCTGTTCATCATGCTTGCTATGGAGATGAACCTGAGATTGTTGATATTCTAGCTGCAGCTGGAGCTGATCTGAATGTTCGAAATAAGAACCGAAAATCTCCTCTTCACATCGCTGTTTCTCTTGGACATATGAGTGTAGCACGAGTTTTATTGAAACATAAATGTCATTCTAGTAGACAAGATGGAGTTGGTGATACACCTCTGCATGAAGCTATCTCTAAACGAAGAGATGAGGCTGTCTCTTTGCTCATGGATTATAAAACTGACTTAGAACTAACAAATCACAATGGATTCAACCCAATACATCATGCTGCACTGCGTGGCAATGCCTC tgctCTTCGTATTATGTTGTCGAAAATGCCTCGCCTTTGGCTTGTCAATGAGAAGAAGGATGATGGATTTACGTCACTTCATCTGTCTGCCTTGAATAACCACATAGAAGTGGCTGAAGTATTACTGGAAATG ggaaaagcaaacaaagatgTACAGAATGCGGACATGGAAACACCATTGCATTTGGCTGTTGAAAGACAGCATCAACAGATAGTTAAG CTGTTGGTGAGATCTGGAGCAAAGGTGAATATTCCTGACAAAGATGGTGATACTTCACTGCATGAAGCGTTGCGTCTTCATACTCTCAATCAACTGAAACAGCTCACAGACATGCAGAATGTCGATAAG CTGCTTGTTGGAGTTGGTGGAGCTGCTGATAAGAAAAGCAGTGCATCTATGGCTATGTTTTTGGCTGCTAATGGAGCCGATCTTCATGCCCTGAATAAGAAAAAACAGTCACCACTTGATTTGTGTCCGGACCCAAATCTGTGTCGTGCTCTGAAGAGAAGTGCTCAGGGAGTCTCCGA ACCTCATCAAACTGCAGCAAGCCTTGCACCTGTACCACTAAATGAAGACCTCCAAGAATGTATGGTTTGCACTGATGGCAAACGGGATACACTGTTTGGACCATGTGGTCATGTTGCTTGCTGTTCCACTTGCTCTCCGCGGATCAAGAAATGCCTTATTTGCAAACAGCAAGTTGTATCGCGATCAAAG ATTGAAGAATGCCATGTTTGCACAGATAAGAAGTCGTCTGTTTTGTTCAAGCCATGTGGGCACATGTGTGCTTGTGACG GCTGTGCATCACTGATGAAGaagtgtgtacagtgtagacTTTCTATCGAGGAAGCAGTGCCGTTTCATGTATGCTGTGGCAGTGAAA CTTTGTCAGCCGCTCATGCTAGCTCAGGGCTACTAGACGAGGACAGTGACTACAAAGATTTGAAGCAGCAATTGCTAGATATCAAAGACCAG ACTCAATGTCCAGTGTGTATGGATCGTCGCAAAAATGTTGTCTTTCTCTGTGGACATGGCGCATGTCAAGTGTGTGGTGATCGTATGGTCGAGTGTCCCATTTGTCGGAAGCAGATCACTCAACGTATACTCTTGTTCTAA
- the LOC134183087 gene encoding tyrosine-protein kinase SRK3-like: MGCCCSSPEPTVSKHGSQPPRTTNGATTGGGTTAAQRYEDKPRLQSGLRSPVGSQMAAAAVAGHGPGYSIGAAGPMAGYSRKNQSAGGLAANIFIALYDYEKRTEEDLSFRKGEKLQIINNADGDWWQARSLTTTREGYIPSNYVAPYQSFQAQDWFHGKIKRIDAEKRVLAAGNPHGTFLVRDSESQPGNFSLTIRDGDSVKHYRIRKTDTGGYYIASRAMFSSLSELIKHYARQADGLASHLVKVCPKSGSPITEGLSYNTKDQWEIPKSSIQLTKRLGQGNFGDVWEGCWNATTLVAVKTLKPGTMARSAFLEEAQIMKRLRHEKLIQLYAVCTQEEPIYIVTELMRHGSLLEYLHSDLGKLLSLAQLIDMSAQIASGMAYLEVQRYVHRDLAARNILVNEGNICKVADFGLTRLISDNEYSAREGTKFPIKWTAPEAALYGRFTIKSDVWSFGVLLTELVTYGRIPYPGMTNAEVLRAVEQGYRMPCPGQCEMPLYEIMLECWKADPDVRPTFEYLKYRLEDYFVSSEGPYKGIN, from the exons ATGGGCTGCTGCTGTAGCAGTCCAGAGCCGACGGTCAGCAAGCACGGCTCCCAGCCTCCCCGAACGACAAACGGAGCGACGACTGGCGGAGGCACGACCGCAGCGCAGCGATACGAAGACAAGCCGCGCTTACAGAGTGGCCTGCGCTCGCCGGTGGGTTCACAGATGGCGGCGGCGGCCGTGGCTGGTCATGGGCCAGGCTACAGCATTGGCGCCGCTGGCCCGATGGCGGGATACTCTCGCAAGAACCAATCAGCAGGCGGATTGGCGGCCAACATTTTTATCGCGCTCTACGACTACGAGAAGCGCACAGAAGAGGACCTGAGCTTCAGGAAGGGCGAGAAACTGCAGATCATCAACAACGCCGACGGCGACTGGTGGCAGGCTCGTTCGCTGACGACAACGCGCGAGGGTTACATTCCCAGCAACTACGTGGCGCCCTACCAGTCGTTCCAGGCGCAAGA TTGGTTTCACGGAAAAATCAAGCGTATCGATGCTGAGAAGCGGGTTCTGGCAGCTGGTAATCCACATGGTACTTTCCTTGTGCGAGACAGTGAGAGTCAACCCGGAAACTTTAGTCTCACGATACGTGATGGAGACTCAGTGAAGCACTATCGAATACGAAAAACAGATACTGGAGGTTACTACATTGCGAGTCGAGCAATGTTTTCATCATTGAGTGAGCTGATAAAACACTATGCAAGGCAGGCTGATGGTCTAGCGAGCCACCTTGTCAAAGTATGCCCGAAATCGGGCTCTCCAATCACCGAGGGTCTCTCATACAACACAAAAGACCAGTGGGAGATCCCCAAATCATCAATTCAACTGACAAAACGCCTCGGGCAAGGGAACTTTGGTGACGTCTGGGAAGGATGCTGGAACGCAACTACATTGGTTGCTGTAAAGACACTAAAGCCAGGAACGATGGCACGATCCGCTTTCCTTGAAGAAGCTCAGATTATGAAAAGGCTTCGTCATGAGAAGCTCATTCAGTTGTATGCTGTTTGCACCCAGGAGGAGCCCATTTATATTGTCACCGAGCTAATGAGACATGGTTCGTTGCTGGAGTATTTGCACAGCGATCTTGGGAAGCTGCTCAGTTTGGCCCAGCTAATAGACATGAGCGCACAGATAGCATCAGGCATGGCTTATCTTGAAGTGCAAAGGTATGTGCATCGTGACCTTGCAGCTCGAAATATCCTAGTCAACGAAGGGAACATCTGCAAGGTTGCCGATTTCGGCCTTACTCGTTTGATTTCCGATAACGAATATTCTGCCCGTGAAGGCACAAAGTTTCCTATCAAGTGGACAGCCCCGGAAGCTGCTCTCTATGGTCGTTTCACTATTAAATCGGATGTGTGGTCATTTGGTGTCCTTCTCACTGAGTTGGTTACCTATGGCCGTATCCCGTATCCCGGCATGACAAACGCAGAAGTTCTGCGAGCTGTGGAGCAGGGATACAGAATGCCATGTCCGGGACAGTGTGAGATGCCTCTCTACGAGATCATGTTAGAATGCTGGAAGGCGGACCCCGATGTGAGGCCGACATTTGAGTATCTCAAGTACCGACTCGAAGACTACTTTGTTTCTTCAGAAGGTCCATACAAGggaatcaattaa
- the LOC134183088 gene encoding mitochondrial enolase superfamily member 1-like, with protein MEGERDRRMGVNGKVTELLIRDVRFPTSLEAHGSDAMHKDPDYSAAYVVIKSDGTKHEGHGLTFTVGRGTEIVVSAVKSLSRMVVGCNLADIFGNFAGFWRDLTSESQLRWVGPEKGVIHLATAAVVNALWDLWAKIENKPLWKLLSDMTPEEIVSTIDFRYLSDALTKEEALQILRDSAPHRQERIKKIREVGYPAYTTSCAWLGYSDETLTKLAHEALREGFTRFKVKVGSSVEDDKRRLTVIRNEIGWDNMLMVDANQKWDVQHSIDYMAKLAHFKLAWIEEPTSPDDVLGHLAIKKGLSQYGIGVATGEQCANRVLFKQFLQSGAIDFCQIDAARVGGVNEILSVILMAKKFNVPVCPHGGGVGLCEYVQHLSIFDYICVSGSLENRVIEYVDHLHEHFLNPCVVNNGCYVVPEAPGYSIEMKPNSLAAYEYPDGPVWADLRLKGLIKDT; from the exons ATGGAAGGAGAGAGAGACCGCAGAATGGGTGTAAATGGCAAAGTTACTGAACTTCTGATAAGGGACGTGCGGTTTCCGACGTCGCTCGAAGCTCACGGCTCGGATGCGATG CACAAAGATCCTGACTACTCTGCAGCGTATGTTGTTATCAAAAGTGATGGCACTAAGCATGAAGGTCACGGTCTGACTTTTACTGTTGGACGAGGCACGGAAATTG TTGTTAGTGCTGTGAAATCACTGTCAAGGATGGTGGTTGGCTGTAATTTGGCAGATATTTTTGGCAATTTTGCTGGATTTTGGAGAGATCTTACAAGCGAGAGTCAACTTAGATGG GTTGGGCCTGAAAAGGGAGTTATCCACTTGGCTACAGCTGCTGTCGTGAATGCTCTATGGGACTTGTGGgcaaaaatagaaaacaaa CCTCTTTGGAAGCTTCTCTCGGACATG ACACCTGAGGAAATTGTATCAACAATTGACTTCAGATATCT ATCTGATGCCTTGACCAAAGAAGAAGCTTTGCAGATTTTAAGAGACAGTGCACCTCATCGGCAAGAACGAA TAAAGAAGATTAGAGAAGTTGGCTATCCAGCATACACTACATCTTGCGCTTGGCTTGGCTACAGTGACGAAACATTAACAAAG CTTGCTCATGAGGCTCTTCGTGAAGGCTTTACTAG GTTTAAAGTGAAGGTTGGCAGCAGTGTTGAGGATGACAAACGTCGACTCACTGTTATACGGAATGAAATCGGATGGGATAACATGCTC ATGGTTGATGCAAACCAGAAGTGGGATGTTCAGCACAGCATTGACTATATGGCTAAG TTGGCTCACTTCAAGTTGGCATGGATAGAAGAACCAACTTCACCAGATGATGTTCTTGGTCATCTGGCGATTAAAAAG GGTCTGTCACAGTATGGTATTGGTGTGGCAACAGGCGAACAGTGTGCGAATAGAGTCCTCTTCAAACAATTTCTGCAGAGCGGTGCTATAGATTTCTGCCAGATAGATGCCGCTCGAGTTGGTGGGGTCAATGAGATCTTGTCGGTCATATTGATGGCAAAGAAATTTAATG TTCCAGTTTGTCCTCATGGTGGAGGCGTAGGCTTGTGTGAGTATGTTCAGCACTTGTCAATTTTTGACTACATCTGCGTGAGTGGCTCGCTGGAAAATCG TGTGATTGAGTATGTTGACCATCTGCATGAGCATTTTCTCAATCCATGCGTTGTAAACAATGGCTGTTATGTAGTTCCTGAG GCTCCTGGCTACAGCATTGAAATGAAACCCAATTCTTTGGCTGCTTATGAATATCCTGATGGTCCTGTCTGGGCCGATCTTCGATTAAAGGGTCTCATCAAGGACACATAA
- the LOC134183832 gene encoding E3 ubiquitin-protein ligase MIB1-like isoform X2, whose translation MEGIGCRVVRGPDWKWGKQDGGEGHVGTVRNFESAEEVVVVWDNGTAANYRCSGSFDLRVLDSAPSGVKHDSTMCDGCRMQPLFGIRWKCADCENYDLCSMCYHGDKHSLKHQFYRINRPRSDALLMEPRRKTKKLTFKGIFPGSRVVRGVDWQWEDQDGGHGRKGRVTEVQDWTQSSPRSAAYVMWDVGTKNLYRVGFEGMCDMKAVVDAKGGAYFKDHLPLLGEQGSLTGGSLAIGDQVRVDLDIEIVQSLQQGHGGWTEGMLETVGVVGTVVGIDEDHDTVVGYPNGNRWTFNPACLTKVSSSSTSSTPQASQHHLTARTSNTSGPPFLFSAARVGAARQPEAPPSNFVIGDLVQVCGDMEKIKALQRNHGEWADSMLATLGKIGRVQHVYDDGDLKVEVMGMSWTYNPLSVSKVATENGTLSTQAGEPLSIVLKKLFETHIPGNPAEELVKAAATGDLPSVEDALSQPGVKVDSVVAEVCALHAACQNGHKNVVEFLIAHKANLELEDKESDRPVHHACYGDEPEIVDILAAAGADLNVRNKNRKSPLHIAVSLGHMSVARVLLKHKCHSSRQDGVGDTPLHEAISKRRDEAVSLLMDYKTDLELTNHNGFNPIHHAALRGNASALRIMLSKMPRLWLVNEKKDDGFTSLHLSALNNHIEVAEVLLEMGKANKDVQNADMETPLHLAVERQHQQIVKLLVRSGAKVNIPDKDGDTSLHEALRLHTLNQLKQLTDMQNVDKLLVGVGGAADKKSSASMAMFLAANGADLHALNKKKQSPLDLCPDPNLCRALKRSAQGVSEPHQTAASLAPVPLNEDLQECMVCTDGKRDTLFGPCGHVACCSTCSPRIKKCLICKQQVVSRSKIEECHVCTDKKSSVLFKPCGHMCACDGCASLMKKCVQCRLSIEEAVPFHVCCGSETLSAAHASSGLLDEDSDYKDLKQQLLDIKDQTQCPVCMDRRKNVVFLCGHGACQVCGDRMVECPICRKQITQRILLF comes from the exons ATGGAGGGCATCGGCTGTCGCGTCGTGCGAGGACCGGACTGGAAATGGGGCAAACAGGACGGAGGCGAGGGCCATGTCGGCACGGTGAGAAACTTCGAGAGCGCAGAAGAGGTCGTCGTGGTGTGGGACAACGGAACGGCTGCGAACTACCGTTGTTCGGGCTCTTTCGATCTTAGAGTGCTAGACAGCGCTCCTTCAG GTGTGAAGCATGATAGTACGATGTGTGATGGCTGTCGTATGCAGCCACTGTTTGGGATACGGTGGAAATGTGCTGACTGCGAGAACTACGACTTGTGTTCGATGTGCTATCATGGCGACAAGCATAGTCTCAAGCATCAATTCTACAGGATCAACAGACCACGTTCAGACGC GTTGTTGATGGAACCACGCCGGAAAACCAAGAAACTTACATTCAAGGGTATTTTTCCTGGATCAAGAGTTGTTCGAGGTGTTGACTGGCAATGGGAAGATCAAGATG GCGGTCATGGTCGTAAAGGTCGAGTGACCGAAGTTCAAGACTGGACACAGTCAAGTCCTCGTAGTGCTGCTTATGTGATGTGGGATGTTGGAACCAAGAATCTTTATCGAGTTGGATTTGAGGGCATG TGTGACATGAAAGCTGTTGTAGATGCTAAGGGTGGTGCATATTTTAAAGATCATTTGCCACTGTTGG GTGAGCAGGGTTCCCTGACTGGTGGCAGTCTTGCCATTGGTGATCAGGTGAGAGTTGATTTGGACATTGAGATTGTGCAGTCATTGCAGCAAGGACATGGTGGTTGGACAGAAGGCATGTTAGAG ACTGTCGGTGTGGTGGGAACAGTTGTAGGCATTGATGAGGATCATGACACTGTGGTAGGATATCCTAATGGCAACAG ATGGACATTCAATCCTGCATGTTTGACGAAAGTTTCTTCCTCATCAACTAGTTCAACTCCACAAGCATCTCAACATCATTTGACTGCTCGAACCAGTAACACTTCTGGTCCACCATTTCTCTTCAGTGCGGCTCGTGTAGGAGCAGCAAGACAACCTGAGGCACCACCGTCTAACTTTGTCATTGGCGATCTGGTTCAGGTATGTGGTGATATGGAGAAGATCAAGGCCTTGCAGAGAAATCACGGAGAGTGGGCTGACTCTATGTTGGCG ACTCTTGGTAAAATTGGTCGAGTGCAGCACGTCTATGATGATGGAGATTTGAAA GTCGAAGTAATGGGCATGTCTTGGACGTATAATCCACTGTCTGTCTCAAAAGTGGCCACAGAGAATGGAACATTGTCGACCCAGGCTGGAG AACCACTATCAATTGTGCTCAAAAAGCTATTTGAGACTCACATACCTGGCAATCCAGCTGAGGAGTTGGTAAAAGCTGCAGCCACAGGCGACTTACCATCTGTTGAAGATGCATTGTCCCAGCCTGGAGTAAAG GTTGATAGCGTTGTTGCGGAAGTGTGTGCTTTACACGCAGCTTGTCAAAATGGTCATAAAAATGTAGTCGAATTTCTTATTGCTCATAAAGCCAATTTGGAATTAGAG GATAAGGAGAGTGATCGACCTGTTCATCATGCTTGCTATGGAGATGAACCTGAGATTGTTGATATTCTAGCTGCAGCTGGAGCTGATCTGAATGTTCGAAATAAGAACCGAAAATCTCCTCTTCACATCGCTGTTTCTCTTGGACATATGAGTGTAGCACGAGTTTTATTGAAACATAAATGTCATTCTAGTAGACAAGATGGAGTTGGTGATACACCTCTGCATGAAGCTATCTCTAAACGAAGAGATGAGGCTGTCTCTTTGCTCATGGATTATAAAACTGACTTAGAACTAACAAATCACAATGGATTCAACCCAATACATCATGCTGCACTGCGTGGCAATGCCTC tgctCTTCGTATTATGTTGTCGAAAATGCCTCGCCTTTGGCTTGTCAATGAGAAGAAGGATGATGGATTTACGTCACTTCATCTGTCTGCCTTGAATAACCACATAGAAGTGGCTGAAGTATTACTGGAAATG ggaaaagcaaacaaagatgTACAGAATGCGGACATGGAAACACCATTGCATTTGGCTGTTGAAAGACAGCATCAACAGATAGTTAAG CTGTTGGTGAGATCTGGAGCAAAGGTGAATATTCCTGACAAAGATGGTGATACTTCACTGCATGAAGCGTTGCGTCTTCATACTCTCAATCAACTGAAACAGCTCACAGACATGCAGAATGTCGATAAG CTGCTTGTTGGAGTTGGTGGAGCTGCTGATAAGAAAAGCAGTGCATCTATGGCTATGTTTTTGGCTGCTAATGGAGCCGATCTTCATGCCCTGAATAAGAAAAAACAGTCACCACTTGATTTGTGTCCGGACCCAAATCTGTGTCGTGCTCTGAAGAGAAGTGCTCAGGGAGTCTCCGA ACCTCATCAAACTGCAGCAAGCCTTGCACCTGTACCACTAAATGAAGACCTCCAAGAATGTATGGTTTGCACTGATGGCAAACGGGATACACTGTTTGGACCATGTGGTCATGTTGCTTGCTGTTCCACTTGCTCTCCGCGGATCAAGAAATGCCTTATTTGCAAACAGCAAGTTGTATCGCGATCAAAG ATTGAAGAATGCCATGTTTGCACAGATAAGAAGTCGTCTGTTTTGTTCAAGCCATGTGGGCACATGTGTGCTTGTGACG GCTGTGCATCACTGATGAAGaagtgtgtacagtgtagacTTTCTATCGAGGAAGCAGTGCCGTTTCATGTATGCTGTGGCAGTGAAA CTTTGTCAGCCGCTCATGCTAGCTCAGGGCTACTAGACGAGGACAGTGACTACAAAGATTTGAAGCAGCAATTGCTAGATATCAAAGACCAG ACTCAATGTCCAGTGTGTATGGATCGTCGCAAAAATGTTGTCTTTCTCTGTGGACATGGCGCATGTCAAGTGTGTGGTGATCGTATGGTCGAGTGTCCCATTTGTCGGAAGCAGATCACTCAACGTATACTCTTGTTCTAA